Proteins co-encoded in one Juglans regia cultivar Chandler chromosome 16, Walnut 2.0, whole genome shotgun sequence genomic window:
- the LOC108981879 gene encoding RING-H2 finger protein ATL30-like has product MNSLSISSIFSLLFLLVSIMFCFRKQFYKLNRLSIVWKNVVLVASRLTKLLDLLLYHSFSKGWYDHDHHHDMPQYSSCDQEPRPTNGVYEWKPAAGSDEEDQVECAVCLSKIEEGEEIRELRCDHIFHRICLDRWLGYNRVTCPLCRDSLFMRRNVTELGVELLHFKYCCLNSGDRRQTWWLR; this is encoded by the coding sequence ATGAACTCTTTGTCCATTTCGTCAATTTTCTCACTCCTTTTCCTTCTGGTTTCCATCATGTTTTGTTTCCGTAAGCAGTTTTACAAGCTAAATCGTTTGTCCATCGTTTGGAAAAATGTCGTCTTGGTTGCTTCACGTCTTACAAAGTTGCTCGATCTCTTGCTTTATCATTCCTTCTCCAAGGGGTGGTACGACCATGATCACCATCATGACATGCCACAATATAGCAGCTGCGACCAAGAACCTCGACCAACAAACGGTGTTTACGAGTGGAAGCCGGCCGCCGGGTCTGATGAAGAAGATCAAGTAGAATGTGCGGTGTGTCTGTCCAAGATTGAGGAAGGCGAAGAGATTAGAGAGTTGAGATGTGACCATATTTTTCATAGAATTTGCTTAGACAGATGGCTTGGATACAATCGCGTAACCTGTCCTCTTTGTCGTGATTCGCTGTTCATGCGTAGGAATGTCACCGAACTTGGAGTGGAATTGctgcatttcaaatattgttGTCTCAACTCCGGTGACCGGCGCCAAACATGGTGGCTGCGCTga